ACTGGTGCAAACCGCCAGGTACTATCCGAAGGGATTGCTCGGTCTGTTGTACTGGTACACCGTTTATCCCATTCATGCCCTGGTATTCAAGGGAATGGTGCGTCGAATCGCCGAACTGGCCGCTCGTCGGTAGTAATAGAATAAAACCGGATATTATATAAAGGACATGACCATGTCGCAAAAACCATCGGATGATCCCCGCATAAGGGTCGGGATAAGCTCCTGCCTGCTCGGGTTCAAGGTGCGTTTTGATTCGGGTCATAAACATGACCGGTATATCACTGATATTTTGGGCCCATATTTCAAGTTTGTCCCGGTTTGCCCGGAAGTCGAGGTCGGGATGCCTATCCCGCGCGAGGCGGTCAGACTGGTCGGAAGTCCGGATGCGCCCCGGATGGTCGGGAATAAAACAGGAACGGACTGGACCGAACGAATGAACAAGTATAATACCGCGCGTGTCAGGCAGCTGGAAAAAGATAACCTTTCGGGGTATATCCTCAAGAAAGATTCGCCCAGTTGCGGTATGGAACGGGTCAAAGTCTATTCCGAACATATTGCCGAAAGAAACGGGCAGGGTATGTATGCATCAGCGTTGATAAAACAGTTCCCGCTTATGCCGGTAGAAGAAGAAGGGCGGCTCAATGATGCGGTTCTTCGGGATAATTTCATTGTCAGAATATTTGCCTATCACAGACTGCAGCAGTTGTTTGAGGGCCGGACCGGCCGCCGGGCCATTGTCGAGTTTCATACCGCCCACAAGTATCTCCTGATGGCGCACAGTCCCAAGCATTATGGGCAGCTTGGCCAACTGGTAGCGGCTGTTTCGGATTATAAGCCATCCGAATTCAGAGAAAAATATTCCTCCATTTTTATGAGTTGCCTGGCCGTTCATGCCACCGCCAAAAAGAATGTCAATGTTCTCCAGCACATTCTGGGCTACTTGAAAAATCACCTGACGCCCGAAGATAAGCAATATATCCTCCAGCAAATCGATGATTATCATAATCTTCTGGTGCCTCTGGTGGTCCCGCTGACACTCGTAAAACACTATGTATTCAAACACAATATCGAATATATCAAAAACCAGATTTATCTGAACCCGCATCCCAAAGAACTGATGCTTCGTAATCACGTGTAAGTATTTTTCGTTCTCGTTTTAATACTGTACATTCAGGGACAGTTTTGTAAATCGTCCATCTTGACATTCGACTTTCCGACAAGTATATTTTTATATTATTCAAGCCGCTAACTGCCGCCCGGAAGGAGTCATTATGAAGTATCGTGTCAACTGGCTGACGCCGATTTTAACCGCCGTAGTATTGTTTGCATGTTCATTGCCCGCCATGTCCGGCGAAGGTGGATTATCCGCCGACAATGTCGCCAAAATCCGCGCCTCATTCGAGATGGACAGGTATAATCGTGCCATGTACAATGCTGTCACCAACAACAACCTCAGCAAGCTGGCCCTCAATCGCGATATCTTGCGTGAGCATAATGAAATTTACAGCCACAAGATCAAGACCAAGGGGATTACCAACCAGAAATCGTCCGGGCGATGCTGGCTGTTTTCCAGTCTAAATATGTTTCGTCCCGTTGTCATCGATAAATACAATCTTGACAACTTCGAGTTCTCGCAGAACTATCTGGCCTTCTGGGACAAAATGGAAAAATCCAACACTTTTCTCGAGTTTGTCATCGAAATGCGCGACCGCGACACTTTCGACCGCGAGCTGTCCGAAATTCTGCGGCACCCGATCGGTGACGGCGGCTACTGGTCATACACCGTTGAGCTTATCAAAAAATACGGCGCCGTTCCCAAAGAAATCATGCCGGAAACCAACAGCTCCGGCAACACCGGCGAAATGAATAATATCCTGGAACGAAAACTCCGCACCGGCGCCGCCGCGATACGGAAGATGCACCAGGCCGGCAGGCCGGTGAAAGAGCTTCGCGCCGAAAAAGATAAAATCCTGGCCGATGTTTATAAAATCCTGATCGTCAATCTGGGTGAGCCTCCGACCGAATTCGTGTGGCGCTATGAGATCAGGGATACCACCAAAACCGATACCGACACGACGGCCGACAGTACTGCCAATGCCAATATCGACAATCGCCTGATCGTGGCCGGAACATATACGCCGAAGAAATTCTTCGAAGAAGTGGTCGCGGTCGATCTGGATCAGTATGTCAATATCTTCGATAATCCGACACGCGAATATAACAATCATTTCGTGGCATCAATGGCCCGCAATATGTACGACGGCAAGGATCTCGAGTATGTCAGTGTGCCGGTCGAAAATCTGAAAGCGATTGCCATGAAGTCAATTCTCAATGATGACCCGGTCTTGTTTGCGTGTGATGTCGGCAAAGATCAGGATCGCGAGGACGGCATTATGGCGATGAATATTTACGATTATGGTACAGTGTTCAACACCGACCTGAGCATGTCCAAGGCCGACATGTGCAACTATTATGAAAGCACTTCCAACCACATGATGCTCATGATCGGTGTCGATATCCTGAATGACAAGCCGGTCAAGTGGCAGGTCGAGAACAGCTGGGGCGACAAGAACGGCAGCAGCGGCTATTGGGCGATGTATAACGACTGGTTCGGGGCCTATGTTTACAGCGTCATCGTCAAGAAGGAGTACGTGCCGGAAGAAATCCTGAAGCTGTATGACAAGAAACCGATTGTCCTTCCGGTCTGGGATCCGAATACTCTCATGATCCGGAATTGACAAATTTACCACCAAAGTGGTGTAAACACTTTCTCAAATCCAGTCGAGTTTTCTTCGTAATCGACGTGTTTCCTTACGGTTACGCGGAATTGGGTTTGTTTTTGCGTTTTTAAAAAAGTTCAAAACTCATTCCCCGTGGAAAAAATGATCTGCCCCAAATAAGGTATGGACGATCCGAATTTTTGACAAGCTTATAGCCATAATAAAAGAAATACTCCTCTATAATACCCCCCGCTGACCAATTTACCATCAGATTGATGCGGTTTTTGCGGTGTAGATTGGCCGAAAAAGCTCCCCAAATAAAATGCTTGTCTAAATAAGATTAAAATATTTAATTCATTTCCATGTCGGATAAAGAAATATCAAAATACCTCAAGGATGTTGAGAAGAAACTGGCCACCGGGCAGGCCCGCGAGCATACCTATCGACCGGCTCTGGAAAATATGTTAAAGGCTCTCAACAGCGAAGTTGAGGTTATTAATGACGGCCGGCGAATTGAATGCGGCGCGCCTGATTTGATTATAAATCGCGGCGTTATCCCGATAGGATATTTCGAAGCAAAAGATATCGGTAAATCGCTTGATGACATCGTAATTGATTCGGCGCGCAAAAAACCAAAGACGCATGACGGGGAACAATTCAAGCGCTTTTGCGAAGGTCTGCCCAATCTTATATTGACTGATTATCTTGAATTCCGCTGGTATTATAACGGAGAGCATCGAATGACCGCCCGGCTGGCCTCGCTTGATACTAAAGGAAAGCTGAAAAAGGTAAAAGATGGCGAGGAAGAATTCCGGCGATTGTTGACCGAGTTTTTTGCAGCGCAGACGGTGACGGTGGGAACGCCCAAAGACCTGGCGGCACGGATGGCTTCGCTGGCGCAGATTATCCGCGATATTATTGTCAAGGCATTCGCATCGGAAGATAAAGGCGGTAAATTCCATGAGGAAATGGAAGGCTTCCGCAAGGTGCTTTTACATGATCTCGATTCGGTCAAATTCGCCGATATGTATGCCCAGACAATATGTTATGGCCTTTTTGCCGCCCGGTGCAATCATGACGAAAGCAAGCCGTTCGACCGCAAAAGTGCCATCGATGATTTACCGAAAACCAACCCCTTTTTGCGCAAAATGTTCGATCATATGGCCGGGGTCGATCTGGATGAACGGGTGAGGTGGGCGGTCGATAATCTGGCCGAACTGCTCAACCGGGCCGATATTGAGGGGATTCTGAAAGATTTCGGCAAGCGGACGCGGCAGGATGATCCGGTAGTGCATTTTTATGAGACATTTCTGGCGGCCTACGATCCCCGTTTGCGGGAGATGCGCGGGGTATATTATACGCCCAAGCCGGTGGTGTCATATATTGTCCGGAGTATCGACCATATTCTTAAAACCGATTTCGGCATTGCGGACGGCCTGGCCGACACCACGAAAATCCCGATTTACAAAACGGTCGAGGACGAAAAGGGAAATAAAAAACAGGAAAAAGTGGGCGAATGCCACAAGGTTCTTATACTAGATCCGGCGGTCGGCACCGGCACTTTTCTGCACGGCGTAATCGACCACATTCATGAACATCTAACACAAAAGGGGCTGAGGGGGACTTGGTCGAGCTATGTTACGGAGCATCTTTTGCCGCGCCTTTTTGGTTTCGAGTTGCTCATGGCTCCTTATGCAGTGGCCCATCTCAAGCTTGCCTTGCAGTTGAAGGATTTTGGCTATGATTTTGGCTCGGATGAGCGCCTGAATATCTTCATGACTAATACGCTTGAGGAAGCCCTTGACATTGAAGGCTTTCTTGGTTTTGACCGCTGGGTCGCCGAAGAAGCCAATGCCGCCGGGAAAGTGAAGATCGAAAAGCCGGTTATGGTCATACTGGGCAATCCGCCATATTCGGGACACTCGGCAAACAAAGGAGACTGGATTCATAATTTACTGCGCGGCAAAGATACACTGACCGGAGAAAATACCGGAAATTATTTTGAAGTTGACGGTAAGCCATTGGGCGAACGTAACCCCAAATGGCTGAATGACGATTATGTAAAATTTATTCGCTTTGCTCAGTGGCGTATAGAGAAGACCGGCTATGGTATTCTCGGCTTTATCAGTAATCATGGTTATCTGGATAACCCGACATTTCGAGGTATGCGGCAGAGCCTGATGAATACTTTCGAGGATATTTATATTCTCGATTTGCATGGCAATACCAAAAAGAAAGAGAAATGCCCCGACGGTTCCAAAGATGAAAATGTTTTCGATATTCAGCAGGGCGTGGCGATAGGAATATTTGTAAAAAAAGGAAATCCATTCAAAGACAAAGATAATATATTACATAGAGAAATGTGGGGAAATCGAAAGGGGAAATACAATAAATTACATAGCAGTAGTACGGCCGACACAGGTTGGAATAGAACCTTAAAACAATCTCCGTATTATCTTTTTACTAATAAAGATGATATTATACAACAAGAGTATACTGCATATAACAAAATAACGAAGATTTTTGAAAATTATGTTGTTGGAATAGTTACTTCAAGAGATAATCTGGTGGTAGATATTTCAAATGATGGTCTTGCGAAGAAGATTAATGTGTTTGTAGGCAATGACATCAATGATGAGACTGTACGCAATAAGTATTTCAATAAAAAGGCAAGTGCTAGATATCCATTGGGAGACACTAGGGAGTGGAAATTAACAGAGGCTCGAAAGAAGGCACGTTTGGATGCCGATAGAATTAATAAGATAGTCGATATACTATATAGGCCATTTGATATTAGGAAACTTTTTTACGCAAAATATATGATTGACCGGCCTCGTTTTGATATAATGCAACATATGATACATGGTACAAATCTTGCTTTGAGTACAACAAGATCAATAGAGATAGGCAGAGGCTGGGAGCATGTGTTTTGTACGAAACACATTATTCAGCATCATACAGTGTCACTCAAGGAAGTCAATTTTCATTTCCCTCTCTATATCTATCTTGCGTTGGAGAAATCAGATTTATTCAATAATAACGACATCCAACTAGGCTACACTGACCGTAGACCAAATTTGAATAATGATTTCATTATGGCTTTTTCAAACAAAATAAACTTAAAATATATAATAAATGGCAGGCCTTATTCCGACTGCGGCTTTAGTCCTGCGGATGTGTTTAATTATATATACGCCGTTTTTCATTCGCCGACATACCGTACACGATATGCCGAATTCCTTAAGATAGATTTTCCACGAGTTCCGCTAACATCGAATAAAAGCCTATTCCGTGAGCTATGCGAGCTTGGCGGTGAGCTGGTGGGATTGCACCTGATGGAAAAACATGGCCCGGATATGGCCAGATTTGCGATTAACGACGGCAATGAAGTGAATAAGGTGCGCTACACCGAGCCGAAAGGGAAACAGCCGGGGCGTGTGTGGATCAATGAAACACAGTATTTCGAGGGAGTGCCGCCGGAAGTGTGGGCGTTTCATATCGGAGGGTATCAGGTCTGCCAGAAGTGGCTCAAAGACCGCAAAGGGCGGATTTTGAATCATGATGATGTCGTACATTATTGTCATATTGTTTCGGCTTTGTCAGAGACAATTCGCTTAATGTCAGAGATCGATAAATCAATCGACAAGCACGGGGGTTGGCCGATACAGTAGAACTCTGCCTTAAAGCGGCGGGTTACCACGGAATGGATTCCCGCCAGAGTTTATCCGCCGTGGCGGGCGGGAATGACAAAACAGCATAATTGCAGGAAGACAATGTCGAAACCCCTTCGCCCCGTGTCAGCGGAACTAAAGGGATTTCGACGGACGCGGGTTTATTGAAGCAAACACATTGTAATACAATAAGATAAGCAAAACATACCTCGCCGGGTTGCCTGCCAATCTGAGATATGTAAAAAACCTCTCTTAAAAAAATTGGGGATTTATTACCCGGTTGGCTTGCCAATCGCCTCCTTATGATATACATTATAAGTGAGTCTGATATCTCAACATAGCAAGGAGATTCAATCCGAATGACTGGCCGACGACGGTTCTTTAAGGTCAAAATAAGACTACATCCCGCAAAGCAATCGGGGAATATTTTCCCGATACGATGGTTGGGGGTGCGGTTTTGAATAAGCCGGATGATACATATAATAATGATAATGCCGAGTCCAAAACGGCGCATGATCTCATAACGCTGTCGCGGCGCATTCTCAGTCTGGCCCACAAGGGGCTTCCGCGCAATGAATATATCAAAAAAATTACGACGCTTCTGGTCAGTTTCTGTGACTGCGATTTTATGGAACTGCGGGTGCTGGAACGGGGCACCCTGTATTGCAGCGGCATCACCGGCGGCAAGCAGGAATCGTTTTATCTGAAAAGAAGGGACGCGCGGCTCGATTCGGAGCGAAAAGCGATACCCTGTTTCGATATCGACACCGACCTCGAAAGAGTCTGCGAGGATGTTGTTTCCGGGCGGCATGTGGACTCATGTCCGCAGTTCACGGCCGGGGGCAGTTTCGGAATCGACAATGTCGAAGACGGCTTTATGATTAATAGCACATCGCGGACCATCAAAATAGAGGCCCATTATAAATCGCTGGCCGTAATTCCATTTACCATCGAGGAGCTCAAACAGGGGCTCATCATCTTGAAGGCGGCCGATGTCGGCCATTTCACCAGGGAGAAAATGCTTCTGCTGGAAGAAATTTCCGAGATTCTGGGGATATCATTCACCTACCGGAGAGCCCAGGTGGCGCTGAGAGAACGTGTCAAGGAGCTGACCTGCCTGTATGGTATCGCCAAGGTGTCGGCACGCCCGGGAATTTCGCTGGAGGCGATCCTGCAGAATGCGGTAACACTGCTTCCGCCGGGATGGCTGTACCCTCACGTGGCGGCGACCCGTATCAGGCTGGATAAAGGAGAATATACTACCGAAGGATTCGATAAAGGGGTGCAGAAGCAATCGGCCGATATTTTCGCCGACGGCATCAAGCGCGGGGTGGTGGAAATCGTGTACCTAAGGAAAATGTCCGATCTGGATGAAGGGCCGTTTCTGAAGGAAGAGCGCGATCTTATCAACGCCATCGCCAATGAAATCGCGCTGATTGTCGAGCGCAAGGAGGCGGAGGAAGAAAAGTCGCGGCTTCGCGAGCAGCTTCGCCATGCCGACCGCCTGGCGACAATCGGCCAGCTGGCTGCCGGTGTGGCGCATGAGCTGAATGAGCCGCTCGGGAGCATCCTCGGGTTCGCGCAACTGGCGCAAAAATCCGGGGGAATTTCGGAGCAGGTCGCTCTGGATATCGATAAGATAGAAAAAGCTTCGCTACACGCCCGCGAAATAGTCCGCAAGCTAATGATCTTCGCACGGCAGTCACCGCCGCAGAAGGAGCTTGTCAATCTGAGCCAGGTCGTCAGGGAAGGGTTGTACTTCCTGACTTCGCGCTGCCAGAAAGCGGGAATCGAACTGGTAAAAAATCTGGCCGATGATCTTCCTGAAATCGTGGCCGACCGCGCCCAGATGTACCAGGTGCTGGTTAATCTGGTTGTCAATGCCATCCAGTCAACGCCCAGTGGCGGGGTAGTGACAATATCGACTTTGCGCCGGGGCGAGCATGTTTCGCTCGTTGTCGAAGACAACGGGTCGGGTATGAAGGAAGAAGTCATGAAAAAAATCTTCGTACCGTTCTTCACGACCAAGGATGTCGATGAGGGGACGGGACTGGGATTGTCGGTAGTGCATGGTATCGTCGCGGCGCATGACGGTTTTGTCATAGTTGACAGCGAGCCGGGCAAAGGCTCGCGGTTCGAGGTGCGTCTGCCCGTAAACGGCGTCAAAAAAGTGGATATAAATGAGGAGAGACATGATGCCTAAAGAGAAGGCGTCCATACTGGTTGTCGATGATGCTGCGGATACGCTGGAAATTCTGCAGCGCAACCTGACCTCTCAGGGATATAAAGTTTTCACGGCGGGCGGGGTCGCCGAGGCCATTCAATTCCTGAACGGCACCGAGGTTGACCTGGTTATCACCGATTTGAAAATGCCCAAGATCAGCGGGCTCGATCTGGTGCGGCATGTCCGCGAAAATCTGCAGGACACCGAAGTGATGATGATCACCGGCTTCGCTACGGTGGAAAGCGCCGTGAAGGCGATCAAGATCGGCGCCGAGGAATACCTCTCCAAACCGTTCACCGATGATGAGCTTCTGGCGGCCGTCAAAAAGATTCTGGAAAAACAAAATACGCGCCGCGCCGCCGGCGGGGAAGAACTGGCGGAGCTGCGTACCCTGGAAGGTTTGATCGGTGAATCGGCCGTCATGCAGAAAATACAGAAATCGATCAGAAAGGCGGCCTCGACATCGGCCACGGTTCTGATAACGGGAGAGAGCGGCACCGGAAAGGAGCTCGTGGCCCGGGCCATTCATTACAACAGTCCGCGGGCCTCGGCGCCGTTTGTCCCGGTGAACTGCGGGGGTATCCCGGAAGGTCTTCTTGAAAGCGAGTTGTTCGGACATGTCAAAGGCGCCTTCACCGGGGCCACCGAATCGCGGGCCGGGTTTTTCCAAACGGCCGAGGGGGGCACCATCTTTTTGGACGAGATCAGCGAAACATCGCTATCCATGCAGGTCAAACTTTTGCGGGTCCTGCAAAATCGTGAAGTAAGCATGGTTGGCGACAGCCGCACCCGTAAAGTCGATGTCCGGATTGTTGCGGCGACGAACAAAAACCTGCTGAACCTTGTCAACAAGGGCGCCGTCCGCGAGGATTTGTATTTCCGCCTGTCGGTGATCACCATCGCGGTACCGCCGCTTCGCGACCGCGGCGATGATGTGCTCTTATTGACCCGGCATTTTTCCGGGAAGTACGCCGAAGAGTACGGTAAACAGGCGCCGCATTTTACCGATGAAGTGCTGGCGGCACTGAAGAATTATTACTGGCCCGGAAATGTCCGCGAGCTGGAAAACCTGATGCACCGGTTGATTGTCATGACCGATTCCGAAACTATCGATGTCGCCGAGCTGCCGCCTTCGATGAGGTTCTCGGTATCGACGACAACCGGCCTGAATCGCTCGCTGGCCGATGTGGAACTGGAGTACATCAAGAATGTGCTGTCAAGTGTCTCTGGCAATAAGACGAAAGCGGCTGAAATTCTGGGAATCGACAGGAAAACATTACGAGAAAAACTCAAGGATACAAAGCCCGAATGATCATCGATTTGTTTGGTGAATTACTCCCCGCCGGTTCATAACTCCCCGATTTTCCGTCATAAAATGGATAATATATATTATTATTAGTCAACTCGTCTTGGCAATTTATTCTAATATCAATGACCAATATCATGGATATAAACTCCATTCGATTTATCAAATAATCATCGTCTGTTCATATAATAGATAATCCGGTATAGTTATTCCGTAATGAACCGATACTTCTGTCTTAACTGTCTGGATTGCAATTGAATAAAGAAATTGAACCGGTCCTCGGAAATACACGGATAATCAGTATTCATGATTGATTGTCAGGCACTGTATGTAAATACAACTTTGACCCACGCTGCATGATATGGAATTCGGGAGGGTGACTTATTATCCGCCGTTTTTACGGGGATGGCACGCTTCTTGCGAAATGCCTCTGAAGAAATTACTAAGGTTTCGCTTTGCGGGACCAGAAGGTTTTGAATAGGAGGAGTACTCGTGAAAAACTTACCTGCCGACAATATGAAGATCGAAATGAACGAGGGCATTTGCTCGAACTGTGTTGGGATCAACAGCTGCGCCTACAAAAAGAACGGCGGGGCATCGGTAATGTACTGCGAAGAGTTTCAGTATCCGGCCGGCGCCAGTTCGATTTCCGGCAAACCGATTACCGATTTCAGTCAGTATATTGTCGAGACGATTGATACCAGTCTTGGCCTTTGCTGCAACTGCGACTCCAGGGCTGTCTGTGTCAGCACCAGGAATCCGAAAAATGTTTTATTCTGCGAGGAATACAACTAAGACCGGCGCCGTCTCTGAGCTCGAGAAAGCGGCCATTTCATAAGCGCGGGATTTGTTTGTGATGCTTTCCAGCGTTATGATATTATCCGGGCTGAATAAGCCCGGTTTTTTTTGGGCTTTCCTGAACCGCGATACAGGATAACATTAGTAACCATTTGGCATTCAGCATCTTCCAAATTGCGGAAATCGGGGAGTTTCTCCCCATTGAGACACATTTACCCGCATTTTCTTGTCTTTTATTGACTTATGTGGATTTGGGAAGATGTAGATTTATGTAGATGATATTATTTGGAACCAGTTGCACCTTAACAAGATAAGATGATATAAGGGCTATTTTCGATATTTCTTGAACCGGTTCCGGGCGAATAAAACAGCTTGGTACATAAGTTGTTACATTAATGTCTGTATGCGAACAATAATTCTAAACTGCACGGATAGAATTAAGAATTTGTTCGAATATAAAGTGATTAGGGACATGTCGGCGTGTTTTCCTCAACTCCTTGCTAATTTTGAGAAAATCAGGCATGTCCCTTTTTCATTAAAACAAACGCATTAAGGGCGAAAAGGAGGGTTTACACATGCTCAGCCCTTCCGAAATTCACTCATCAGGCCTTTGCTCTTCCTGCAACAATGTCGGGACCTGTTTTTACCGTGCCAAAAGGGGTTTTGACGCAATTTACTGCGAAACCTTTGATAACCTGATTACATCCACTCCCGGTGATGACAGCCGGGATTATACTACTGCCGTTTCCGGCGAGGCGGTCTCCGATGCCGACGGCGTGCCGGTGCAATTGAAAGGGCTATGTGTCAATTGCGCCGATCGTGACTGTTGCACTCTTCCCAAACTCGAGGGGGGAGTCTGGCACTGTGAGGAGTACCGCTGAGGCGAAGGGAACCTTACGAAGAAGCATCTAAACATTAAATAGAGAGGACGTTCAACGAAAGGTTGAATAATGGAGCAAGCAGAGTTTACTGATATTGTGAAAAAGAACAATGGGCATCATGGCGGACTTGTTTCTATCCTTTTACAGGTACAGGCCAAATATGGGTATCTTCCCGAGGAAGTTTTGCGCCGGGTGGCGGAAGAGACGGGACGCTCGCTGGTGGACATCTATGGCGCCGCGACATTTTATAAAGCGTTCAGTCTGAAGCCTCGCGGAAGACATCTTGTTTCGGCCTGTCTGGGGACTGCCTGTCATGTGAGGGGCGGGCCGGCCATTGCCCGGGAAATCGAAAAGAACCTTGGCATCAAAGCCGGCGAAACGACTCCGGATAAAGAATTTACGCTGGAGACGGTTAATTGTCTCGGGGCCTGCGCCTTGGGACCGATTGTCGTCGTGGACGGTCGTTACTTTTCGAAGGTGAAGACGTCGATGGTGAAAGATATTCTGGCCCGGGCCAAAAGCGGCATTGACCTGGTCCGGATCGATACCGATCAGCGGGTCTTTTCGGTTGAAGTCAGTTGCGCCCGCTGCAACCACAGCCTGATGGATTCCCGGCACCTGATTGACGGTTATCCCGCCATTCGCGTGACGGCATCATTCGGCAGCAAGCATGGTCGTCTGACGATGTCGAGCCTTT
The sequence above is a segment of the candidate division Zixibacteria bacterium HGW-Zixibacteria-1 genome. Coding sequences within it:
- a CDS encoding DUF1722 domain-containing protein, coding for MTMSQKPSDDPRIRVGISSCLLGFKVRFDSGHKHDRYITDILGPYFKFVPVCPEVEVGMPIPREAVRLVGSPDAPRMVGNKTGTDWTERMNKYNTARVRQLEKDNLSGYILKKDSPSCGMERVKVYSEHIAERNGQGMYASALIKQFPLMPVEEEGRLNDAVLRDNFIVRIFAYHRLQQLFEGRTGRRAIVEFHTAHKYLLMAHSPKHYGQLGQLVAAVSDYKPSEFREKYSSIFMSCLAVHATAKKNVNVLQHILGYLKNHLTPEDKQYILQQIDDYHNLLVPLVVPLTLVKHYVFKHNIEYIKNQIYLNPHPKELMLRNHV
- a CDS encoding aminopeptidase, giving the protein MKYRVNWLTPILTAVVLFACSLPAMSGEGGLSADNVAKIRASFEMDRYNRAMYNAVTNNNLSKLALNRDILREHNEIYSHKIKTKGITNQKSSGRCWLFSSLNMFRPVVIDKYNLDNFEFSQNYLAFWDKMEKSNTFLEFVIEMRDRDTFDRELSEILRHPIGDGGYWSYTVELIKKYGAVPKEIMPETNSSGNTGEMNNILERKLRTGAAAIRKMHQAGRPVKELRAEKDKILADVYKILIVNLGEPPTEFVWRYEIRDTTKTDTDTTADSTANANIDNRLIVAGTYTPKKFFEEVVAVDLDQYVNIFDNPTREYNNHFVASMARNMYDGKDLEYVSVPVENLKAIAMKSILNDDPVLFACDVGKDQDREDGIMAMNIYDYGTVFNTDLSMSKADMCNYYESTSNHMMLMIGVDILNDKPVKWQVENSWGDKNGSSGYWAMYNDWFGAYVYSVIVKKEYVPEEILKLYDKKPIVLPVWDPNTLMIRN
- a CDS encoding DNA methyltransferase, encoding MSDKEISKYLKDVEKKLATGQAREHTYRPALENMLKALNSEVEVINDGRRIECGAPDLIINRGVIPIGYFEAKDIGKSLDDIVIDSARKKPKTHDGEQFKRFCEGLPNLILTDYLEFRWYYNGEHRMTARLASLDTKGKLKKVKDGEEEFRRLLTEFFAAQTVTVGTPKDLAARMASLAQIIRDIIVKAFASEDKGGKFHEEMEGFRKVLLHDLDSVKFADMYAQTICYGLFAARCNHDESKPFDRKSAIDDLPKTNPFLRKMFDHMAGVDLDERVRWAVDNLAELLNRADIEGILKDFGKRTRQDDPVVHFYETFLAAYDPRLREMRGVYYTPKPVVSYIVRSIDHILKTDFGIADGLADTTKIPIYKTVEDEKGNKKQEKVGECHKVLILDPAVGTGTFLHGVIDHIHEHLTQKGLRGTWSSYVTEHLLPRLFGFELLMAPYAVAHLKLALQLKDFGYDFGSDERLNIFMTNTLEEALDIEGFLGFDRWVAEEANAAGKVKIEKPVMVILGNPPYSGHSANKGDWIHNLLRGKDTLTGENTGNYFEVDGKPLGERNPKWLNDDYVKFIRFAQWRIEKTGYGILGFISNHGYLDNPTFRGMRQSLMNTFEDIYILDLHGNTKKKEKCPDGSKDENVFDIQQGVAIGIFVKKGNPFKDKDNILHREMWGNRKGKYNKLHSSSTADTGWNRTLKQSPYYLFTNKDDIIQQEYTAYNKITKIFENYVVGIVTSRDNLVVDISNDGLAKKINVFVGNDINDETVRNKYFNKKASARYPLGDTREWKLTEARKKARLDADRINKIVDILYRPFDIRKLFYAKYMIDRPRFDIMQHMIHGTNLALSTTRSIEIGRGWEHVFCTKHIIQHHTVSLKEVNFHFPLYIYLALEKSDLFNNNDIQLGYTDRRPNLNNDFIMAFSNKINLKYIINGRPYSDCGFSPADVFNYIYAVFHSPTYRTRYAEFLKIDFPRVPLTSNKSLFRELCELGGELVGLHLMEKHGPDMARFAINDGNEVNKVRYTEPKGKQPGRVWINETQYFEGVPPEVWAFHIGGYQVCQKWLKDRKGRILNHDDVVHYCHIVSALSETIRLMSEIDKSIDKHGGWPIQ
- a CDS encoding sigma-54-dependent Fis family transcriptional regulator, whose amino-acid sequence is MPKEKASILVVDDAADTLEILQRNLTSQGYKVFTAGGVAEAIQFLNGTEVDLVITDLKMPKISGLDLVRHVRENLQDTEVMMITGFATVESAVKAIKIGAEEYLSKPFTDDELLAAVKKILEKQNTRRAAGGEELAELRTLEGLIGESAVMQKIQKSIRKAASTSATVLITGESGTGKELVARAIHYNSPRASAPFVPVNCGGIPEGLLESELFGHVKGAFTGATESRAGFFQTAEGGTIFLDEISETSLSMQVKLLRVLQNREVSMVGDSRTRKVDVRIVAATNKNLLNLVNKGAVREDLYFRLSVITIAVPPLRDRGDDVLLLTRHFSGKYAEEYGKQAPHFTDEVLAALKNYYWPGNVRELENLMHRLIVMTDSETIDVAELPPSMRFSVSTTTGLNRSLADVELEYIKNVLSSVSGNKTKAAEILGIDRKTLREKLKDTKPE